A genomic stretch from Cellulomonas sp. KRMCY2 includes:
- a CDS encoding phage holin family protein: MSFVLRVIINAVAIWLATRILTGLEVVGGDDTATTVIVFLVVGLVFGLVNAVVKPIVKVFAFPVYLLTLGLFTLVVNALMLMLTGWLSEQSDYGLRIDNFGTAVLGALIISIVSFVLSVATGANKKH; this comes from the coding sequence ATGAGCTTCGTCCTCCGCGTGATCATCAATGCCGTCGCCATCTGGCTCGCCACCCGCATCCTCACCGGGCTCGAGGTGGTCGGCGGCGACGACACCGCGACCACCGTGATCGTCTTCCTCGTCGTCGGCCTCGTCTTCGGCCTGGTCAATGCCGTCGTCAAGCCCATCGTCAAGGTGTTCGCGTTCCCGGTCTACCTGCTGACCCTCGGCCTGTTCACCCTCGTGGTGAACGCCTTGATGCTCATGCTCACCGGCTGGCTGTCGGAGCAGAGCGACTACGGCCTGCGGATCGACAACTTCGGCACCGCCGTGCTCGGCGCGCTGATCATCTCGATCGTCAGCTTCGTGCTGAGCGTCGCGACGGGTGCCAACAAGAAGCATTGA